Genomic window (Methyloprofundus sp.):
TGCTTGGAGCTATGAGCATACTCCTAATAGTCAGGCTGGAATTGCACATGAGATGATTTCAGCTTTAACTACGATTCCACGGCAGGGCAAAAGGTCTTGGCGTGGTGATTGGAATGATTTTTGGAAAATTTTTTGGAATAAGTTATGTATCACATGGAAATTTGCTACTAATTTCCATGGTAAGAAAATTTTAGTGATTTTACTAATCGTTTGGGTGGGGCTGGTATGCGCTCTTCCTATACTGGAAACTAATCCCAGCCTAGAGATACCTGTGCTTTTTGGGTTTGTATATTTGCTTTATAAAGGACTTAAAACAATTATGTCTCAGCCTTTGGCGGCAGAATTAAAAACCTATTTACAGTTACCTAGCTACCAAAAGCACTTAGGAACGGTTCCTGAAATGAGTAAAAACATTAAAGGTTTATGTGAGATTTGTTTAGGTAAAAATATAGGTGGAAAAAACCGCAGAATGATATTTTTTGTTGATGACTTAGATCGGTGTGGAGTTGATGGCATAGTAAAAACATTTGAAGCTATTCGTTTGGTTTTAGATATTCCTTGGGCCACTGTTGTCATTGCAATGGATCAAAGAATTATTTTGCCCGCCTTAGCTTCCCATTATGAAAGTCTTTCAAAATACCATTCGTGTGACCCTATAGAAATTGCTCGTGATTATTTGGCTAAAGTTATTCATTTGCCCGTTAGCTTACAAGTACCAGATGATAGTTCGGTTGCTAAGTATTTAGCTAGTATATGGAATGACCCTGAATTTGAAGCAAGTATTAATAAGGTGCAACCAAAGGTTCAACCAGTTAAAGCTGATTGTTTAAAGCAAAAAGAGAAATTAAATCTAGTCGATGGAGAAAAAAGTACAGAGCTTTTACGAGATATTATCGCTGATATTGATAGCTTAGATATTCAATCTATGCTGCGCCCTCTTGAAAAAGAAGAACAACCAGTAGAAGATCCAAGTGAAAATACTGGCTTTGGACAAGAACAAAAAATTAAATTTTACGAATGGCTAATAAAATTTAATTTACGCAACCCACGCCAAATAAAGCGTTTGTATAATAACTATAATTTATTATGGTCTATCTATGCTGGCGAATGGAACAAAGATGACAATGCTTGGTATATTCATATGCTTGCTTTATTAGCATTAGAAATGGTTAGTGAGCATGTGCCTTTTGATAAAACATCGAATATAAGGAAAGAGTATAGAGAGGCTTTTTTTGCTTTTAAGGGCAATAAACAGATACCAGATATTACTGGGGTGGAAGCAGAAAACATTAATGAAGCGTATAAATTAATATTTGACTACCAAGCTAGTCGAGAAATAGATTTATTGAAAAGAGTTGAGCCGTTTGTTTTGCCTGAAATAACACTTTAAAATATTATTTTTACTACGTACACCACGCCTCAAGCAGGTGTTGGTATAAAAAAACCACGGGGGGCAGGTCTTTGATTTATGATTCAAATCAAAACAGTTTTTATTATAGACCCGTTTCAATGCTGGACAATAGTTTAAGGGGCGGCCAGCTTAAAAAAGGTAGATCACCTAAATCATATTTACTTTTGCCCTCTTGATGTTAGCTAGCTGGGACTTATGTGATTTTTCTATAAATTTCTTTCCTATGTCCAACTCGAATAATCTCTATAATTAAATCTTCATTTTCAATAGAGTAAACTATTCTATAATCACCTGTTCGTAACCTATAAGTATGCTCCAAACCAACAATCTTTTTACTTCCTACTGGGTGTACATTACTTTGCAACTGCTCTACAGAAAATAATATTTTTCCTATAGTGGATTTTGGTAAACGTTTAAGTTCCTTTTTTGCTGAATTCTTCCATACGATTTTATAAAAGCCCACTAACTTTTAATTCCTCTAACAATTTTTTATGACTAGTGGTTGATTCATCTTTTCTCTTAGCTATAACAGCCAAGTCCTCAATATTTTCTATAAGCTCTTGATATGTTTCAATAGACAAAACTACCGATTTCTTAGTGCCTTTTTCATCCGTAATAAACTGGGGATGAAGTTCTGTAATATTTATCATCTGAATTAACCTATATATTCTCAAACACCCTCTTCACTGGATTCTCACCACCTCAGCAGCAGGCTAGCCTGTAAGGGAGGCAACCTAATAGAGACTTTATGGCATTTTAACAGACTGTTCTATAAATAACGTAGTATTCTTTAATATTTTCATGAACATAAACGCCCCCTTTTTTCCGGATAATAATAGAGCAATTATTTCAGGGATTATTTGACTACTAAGGCCGCAAGAGAATTTTTCTAATACCTGATTGGGCGGCATGATCAAGTGCTACCAATCCCTCTTTCAGAAAATATTTTCCATCAATCATTGAGGTAATAGGGAGTTTATTTTCTGCAA
Coding sequences:
- a CDS encoding mRNA interferase RelE/StbE (type II toxin-antitoxin system toxin) codes for the protein MGFYKIVWKNSAKKELKRLPKSTIGKILFSVEQLQSNVHPVGSKKIVGLEHTYRLRTGDYRIVYSIENEDLIIEIIRVGHRKEIYRKIT
- a CDS encoding antitoxin (type II toxin-antitoxin system antitoxin); amino-acid sequence: MINITELHPQFITDEKGTKKSVVLSIETYQELIENIEDLAVIAKRKDESTTSHKKLLEELKVSGLL